Proteins found in one Lepeophtheirus salmonis chromosome 9, UVic_Lsal_1.4, whole genome shotgun sequence genomic segment:
- the LOC139904744 gene encoding zinc metalloproteinase nas-4-like, which yields MYSNHILQPHSTAEHCKMMLLTIIGTLLLTFHNVYSSVKHAECRIVYDKFHRQEIASRNLIAGENWPNNEVPYEISSEYSSSDVDVIKSAMKEIESKTCVKWVPRSGQKNYVTINPREEGCFAVLGYNRNRGVHNLNLQRTSGGRTCMIMGTAAHEMLHILGFAHEQTRPDRDQFVHIYWSRIQRDSISNYFRAIDINARERPPV from the exons atgtattcaaatcaTATTCTACAGCCCCATTCCACAGCTGAGCATTGCAAAATGATGCTACTAACAATCATTGGTACTCTACTCCTGACTTTCCACAATGTCTATTCAAGCG TCAAGCATGCTGAATGTCGCATCGTTTACGATAAATTCCATAGACAGGAAATTGCTTCAAGGAATTTGATAGCAGGGGAAAATTGGCCCAACAATGAAGTTCCTTACGAAATCAGTTCCGAGTACAGCAGTTCTGATGTGGATGTGATTAAATCTGCCATGAAAGAAATCGAGAGTAAAACTTGTGTGAAATGGGTTCCACGCTCGGGACAAAAGAATTATGTCACTATCAACCCCAGAGAAGAAGGATGCTTTGCAGTCTTGGGCTACAACCGTAATCGTGGAGTGcataatttgaatttacaaaggACTAGCGGAGGTAGAACATGCATG ATCATGGGTACTGCTGCCCACGAAATGCTCCATATTTTAGGATTTGCTCACGAACAAACAAGACCCGATCGAGATCAATTTGTTCACATTTATTGGTCAAGAATTCAACGGGATtctatatctaattattttagaGCCATTGATATTAATGCAAGGGAACGACCTCCAGTATGA